In the genome of Paenibacillus pabuli, the window AATGCTTTGTGAATGTTGAGATCGGAAATGAAAGCCGCCGTATCGTCTCCCACCAGCATATTGCGAACTCTTGCTCCGCCTGGGACAACCAGTCGCACCTGCTCCTTTTTGGTCAGCTCGGCAATGATGAACAGATCATTGGTAACCACGGTAATGGGCTGATTGTCCATACGCTTCGCCATCTCCAACGTAGTGCTTCCACCGTCCAGCGCAACAATATCGCCTGGCCGGATATACGCAAGGGCTCGTTCGGCAATCTCCGTTTTCTCGGATTGATGTTTTTCCGCTGCTCCACGACTCGTAAGAATGCCATACTGGTCGTTCTGGGCCAGCATCGCTCCCCCGTGGACACGTACGAGCAATCCCATGCCTTCCAGCTTATCGAGATCCTCCCGTACGGTCTTGCCCGTCACCTGCAGCAGTTCACTCAGATCACTGACGGTGACTTCCTGCCGTTCCAGCAGAGCCTCCATAATTTTTTCATGTCTTTTCAATGGATTCATCACAGATCAACTTCCTGTTTCTTTGGGATTTACGCGCCTATTTCAGGTCCTTCATCGCCACGCCGTCCATATCCTCGAACGTCTGGTTTTCACCAGCCATTGCCCAGCAGAAGGTATAGCTGCTCGTACCGACACCACTGTGGATCGACCAGCTTGGAGAGATGATAGCCTGGCGGTCACGTACAACCAGATGCCGTGTTTCGTTTGGCTCGCCCATCATGTGGAATACGACGCCATCTTCCGGCAGGTTCCAGTACAAGTATACTTCGGAACGGCGGTTGTGGGTATGTGCAGGCATGGTATTCCACATGTTGCCCTTGTCGAGTTCCGTAATGCCCATCACCAGCTGACAGCTCTGAATTCCGCCTTCTCCCTGGTGGATATAGCGATAAATCGTCCGTTCATTGGAGCTTTCGATGCTGCCGAGATGGTTCGGCTGAGCCTGCTCCTGGGTTGCCTTTTGCGTAGGATACGTATGGTGCGCCGGTGTGGATACAAAATAAAACTGAGCCGGCTGTTCGTTTCCGCTGCTCTTAAATACAACTTCTTTTACACCTCTGCCAATATACAGGCACTCTTTCGCACCAATCTCGTATCCTTGACCATCAGCTGTTACGGTTCCATGGCCTCCAACATTAATGATACCGATTTCACGACGTTCCAGGAAAAAGTTCGTTCCGATATCTTTGAGGTTCACTTCAAGTGCAATATCCTTGCTCTGAGGTACAGCCGTTCCTACAATATAACGATCCACATGGGAATATACCGTTACCAATTCATCTGTGGCAAACAGTTGTTCCATCAGGAATTCCTCGCGCAGACGGGCAGTATCATACGTTTTTACCTCATTTGGGTGTGCAGCATAACGGTTTTGCATCTTTAATCCATTCCTTTCGTTAGTCAGATAATGTTCATATAAGTTCATTTTAGTTCATTTATTATCTTTTGTGTACCTTTTTTTAAAAAAATAAGACCCTTCTGAAATAAAAATCCCTAACGAGTACGGTTGCAAAACTTCTCCGCCTTCTCATTAGGGGCTATCTGGACGTTCTAATTTCCACTCGCTTTACTTATATGTAACTCTCACAGTCTCGTTGTACGTTGATGATCCGATTCGCCTTCGATATAATCGTCGTAGTTAGTTCAAAGGAGAGATGCAAGCTATGGATTACAGCGCATGGATTGGAGTCTCTACCGCTCGACAGCGGGTTGTCATCACGAAGGAACAGATTGGGTTATTCTCGCTTGGCTTCCCGGAGCTTTTCCGCCCTGCCACCCGAAATATCCCCCTCACCTATCCGATCGTATGGTGGCAGCAGGAACAGGTACCTTGGATGGACATTCCCGATAAAATCATGATTCACGGTCAACAAGCCTTCGCCTACGAACGTGAGCTGCAATATGATGAGGAGTTATTTTACCAGATCAGACTCGCAAACGCCCGCCAGACAAAAGGATCCCAAGGCAGCATTCATTTACTTGGTGGCGTACTGGAAGTTACAGACATTTCGAGACGCCCCGTGCTCGCAGCAGAGACAACGCTAGTGCTCATGAATCCGCCAGCAATCCAGGCTTCCTTCTCAGACGCCGAACCGGAGTACCCGCGGCTTTCCTCCAAAATTCATTATATGTGGGATGGCAAGCAGCCTCCTCTAATCGGTGCCGAGTTGTTAGACGTTTGCCTCGGAACTATCACAAGCGATATGCTGGTCGATTACGCAAACGCCTCTAACGATACCAACCCCATCCATCTGGATATTATTAAAGCTCGCGTGGCAGGGGCGCCTCTGCGAATTGTACAAGGTATGCTTATTGGGGGCATGATCGGGAATCGACTACAATCACTGGAGTTTGACAACTGGGCTGTAAAGAACTTAAAGTACCGTTTTCGCACTCCTGTGCTGGAGGGGGATGTGGTTCGTGTCATCGTACGGGTTGTAGCCGTGTCTAAGACCCTTCCAAAATTGGAATGCACTATCGAAGTATATGTCGAACATCCAACGGGCGCCAATGCCAGAGTGTTAGCCTACGAAGGCTCGGTATGTTATGAGGCTCGTTAATCCCATTCTCCAATCCGGACGTTGCCTTTGAGCAAATTACGGGAAATAATCAGACGCTGGATCTCGTCCGTGCCCTCATAGATTCTCCATACTCGCATCTCCCGGTACCAGCGCTCAATTGGTAGTTCCTTCGTATAACCAATACCACCAAAAATCTGAAGGACACGATCCACGATGTCGTTTGCTATGCCGGCACCATACAGCTTGGACATCGTTGCATGGTGCCTAGCATCAAGCTCCTTCTCTACCCGCCAGGCCGTGTACAGCACCAACCATTTTAATGCCTCCAGTTCAACAGCAGAGTCGGCGATCATCCATTGGATGCTCTGACGGTTTGCGAGCAGTTCCCCGAATGTGGTCCGTTCGTTAACATAATCAATTGCCATATTTAGCAGTCGTCCTGAAGCGCCAACAGCAATAGCCGGTATGACCCAGCGTCCTCTGCTGATCCACTGCATGGCTGTCGTCAACCCTTGTCCCTCCAACCCAAGCACATTCTCGGTCGGGACGAATACTTGGTCAAATGTAAGTATAGAAGGGCTTTTATCCCCGCCCATGGTAGGAATTGGATCCGATCTCCACCCCATGTCCCGATCAACAAGGAAACAAGTGATCCCTTTCCCCGGCGCCGCCTGAGCATCAGTCACGGCGAAAACGATTGCGAAATCCGCCTCGTTCCCGTTGGTGATAAACATTTTCTCCCCGTCAAGAATCCATCCATCGGCCACGCGCTCGGCCAGCATTTGAATCCGGCTTGCATCGGACCCCGCTGAGCGCTCCGTAATCGCGAAGCAGGATTTTCGCTCGCCTGCGATAACAGGGAGCAAATACTTGGCCTGCTGCGCCTTGTTGCACAGAAATAGGATGTTGTCTGCTTCCCCTCCGAAGACAAAGGGAATACACGTACGTCCCAGCTCCATTTTCACCAGCGCACTGGCGACAGCACCAAGATTCGATCCTCCATACGCCTCTGGCGTCTCAATGCCCCAGAGGCCGATTGCTCTTGCCTTCTGTTGAAGTTGCCGGATCTGCGACAGTTCTATTCCCGGTCTTCCCTCACGCTCATTGCGCAACAACTGAGGCTCCAGAGGGATTAGTTCCTCGTCTACAAAAGTACGTGCAATACGTTGAATATGCTTCTGTTTCTCGGTCAACTCAAAATTCATGTTTCCCTCCCGTTACTACGCGCCATCGCTTCTTCTGGCTTAAAAATTTCATGTTTCACAATTCCCCTCACTGCCAGCCTGTGATACAACTCTATCAAATCATCTTCAGAAGGTTGCTTGTAATACAGAACATCAAAGTCGTTCTCAATGAATTGACATAAGATATCCAGATCCGATGACGTTGTCTTATCAATGACTACCACTTCTCTGAATACAGCTTCCGCCGCAATCGCTTGGAGCACTTCAGGCCGTCTCTCATAGACGACGATGACACTAACAGGTAGTCGATCTCCTTCGTAGCCCTGGTACACTCTCACGACTTGCTCGAAGCGAACGTAGCAATCCCACCACGAATTTCTGATCTCCGGATTGAAGAATTCCTCTAAAATATATTGCGCCTGCACTTCAAATGTGGGATGAAGAGACAGGAAGTAATCCATATTGGTTTTCCAACCAAGGTGTCGGCTTTCATCAAACTCGGAAGCATGATAGATGTGAAATGTTAACGCATTTTTATTAAATACGAACGCTCCTCCATCCTTCTGCAGACGATAACCGAGTTCGCTGTCCTCAAGCCCCCAGCCTTTGAACCCTTCATCAAACATACCAGACTGGATCATCAGTTCTCTGTCGACTGAAAAATTGCAACTGAAGAACAGATGCCATGCCGTGCGGAAGGCGCTTCCATTTTCTGAAAAACGTTTCATGAGCAGGAATCTCTCATCCTCTTCTGACGATGACAATGCTGTGTTAACCCATCCCGGTTTTAATGAGGTTAAGTCCATGCTGCTCTGAGACAAATATCTTCTAAATCCGATGACAAGCTTTCCTTTAGCCAGCTTATGCACTCTCAAATGCTCGTAGATAAAGTTCGGTTCGGCGAGTTGATCTCCATCGAGAAACACAACGACATCTCCACTAGCGTTAGTGATTCCCTTGTTTCGCGCCGTAGCTCTGCTGGATTCTGCCGTTCTTGGAACATAATAATACAGGATAGGAAAATCAAACGTTAAACCGCCAATCATCTCTCCCGTGCCGTCCTGGGACCCATTATCAACGATGACTACCTCGTATTGATCACCATCATCTATGCGCTGACGAGATAAGGAGGATAAACAAGCCTTAATAACTTCTCTCTGGTTATATGATAGGATGATTACGCTAGCCTTCATAAGTATCTCCTTCCATATGCCGAAATGTCTTTTTATTTGCATTTGATGCAATTAACAATGCAAAACCCAAGAAAGCCAATACTGCCGAGGAGGCTATAACCGCTTTAAAACCCAAGTAATTCCCCACCGCCCCTGCTAAAAGACCACCCGCCATGGAACCAATGATATTTGCATTGTTGTATAGCGTGGTCGCGGTGCCAGTCATTTTCGGCACCAGGTCCTGGAAGAATGTCATTCCAACTCCAAGTACGATAGCGATGAAAATTGCGCTAAATATTTGAATTGCAATGATTTGCCACTCCGAATTCGTGAACCAAAACAGGGTAAAATACGCTATTCCGAATAATCCCGCACTTTGCATAACCGGAATACTGCCAAACCGCTTGGCCAATATTCCCAAGACGATCATGCTTGGAACCTGCAAGGCTGCATTAACACCTGAGATCAATCCGACGTCCAATTTTCCTCCATCCAGCTCCTGTGTGACATACAAAGGAGTAACGATTGCCCCCATCGTATTAGCCAACTCGAAAGCCATAAATGCAAGTAAAGAAAACACGACCTGCGGAGCCATCAGCAGATGTTTGAAACTGCGTCTCGAATCTGTTAATGGCTCAGCCTCATTACTCGGCTCCCGGATCTCATGCACCCGAATAACCAGCACAAAGATTGCGACGAGCATGTACATAAACGAGACGACGAGAAACAGGCCAGTATACGAAAATCGGTAGATCGTAAAAGAAGCCATCACCGGACCTAGAATCCAGGCCAACGACACCAATGCTCGCAATATTGCCATAATAATCGTGACATCTTCGCTTGCCTCCCTCTCTACAACTTCCCTCGCAAGAGCAAATAACTGCGGGAAAGCGGAGAATGACAAGGCTATGAACGTACAGGAAACGAGCATTAGCACAACGTAGCTGTCCGTGTTCGCATAGCAAACATACCCTACTGAAGCTGACACGGATGACCCGATAATGATCCACTTGCGTACAGGCATCCTATCGGATAAACGACTAAGCAGTGTGCTAACGATGATTCCGCTTAACGATCCAATGGCCAGAAAGATTCCCAACGATAGGGGACTCATACCTACACGTTCTACTCCGAATAACGGCATAAACGGCATCGTTAGGGCGTAACCCAAGCCAATAAAGAAAATGCACAAGGAGATGAGAAGCAATGATGGGCTTCTCATTACGACCAAAATACTTTTCAATAGATACGCCCCCTCTTTACAACAGCTGGCGAATAAGCTCAGCTGCGCGCTCAGCGCCTCCCAAATGCGTAGCAAACACGCTTTCCTTGAGCGCTGAAGCTTTGTCCATATCGCCGTTAGTCATCATGGCACGAACGGTTTCCGCCAGAGCAGAACCCGTAACCTCTTCCGGGGGCATCACTCGGCCACCGCCGACCTCTTGCAGCCGTCGGGCGTTAAACTCCCGTTCCGCCCAGGTGGGAATTATCAGTGATGGAGTCCCCGTCAAAATGGTCGTCATGCAGCTTCCATGTCCACCATGGTGGATCATGACATCGCTGTATTCGGCGGCCAGCACTCCTGACACATATGAAGTGAAATGCACATTGGGCGGTACTTGGATCTTATCCCCTTCTAACGGATTAAACCCCGTAGCAATCAAAAGCTCAGTCGAAGTGTCACCCAGCGCTTTTACTGCTTCCCTGAAGATATGGCTGCCACTCTCCACGCCCCACTCCACGAGTCGACTTGTGTAAACGAATACACGAGGAAGCCTGTCGGCACTAGACTTCGTCAGCCAGTTTGCCGGCATTCCCATTTCGTTCGTATCTTTCCATACCACTGGACCGACGTATTCAACTGGGATCGACACCGCATGGAGATCTACCGGATCAAACTTCGGTATACTGGGGAGGAGGGCTAGATCACCAGCCAGAAACGAAAGCAGATGGTCAGCCCGTGGCAGACCATAATCGTCCAACACACCATTCAACACTCCTGTGACGTCTGGCACGTCACCAATCGACCCGTCTTTGGATGCGAAAGGCATTCCGCCTGGAAGTGTACTGGACTGATTAATTGAGACAAGTGGAATGCCTAACTTGCGAGCAATGAACGCTGCCGGGACGCTAGAATCGGAAATGACGAGGTCCGGTTTGAAGCTGGCAGTCACCCGTAGACGGGCTTCAAGCTCGTTTCGCATATAATCAGGATCTGAGTACCCCATCATGGACAAGAAGTGATTCAAATCTGTGAAGTTCGGATGAAACACTACTCCCCTAGGAGCAGGGATCTCCGGGATGGGTATAAAAGTAAACCCCATCCGCTGCATTGCAGCTCCAGCATTACCCCAGATTGTGAATGCCACTTCATGCCCCATCTCTCGTAACTTTAGAGCAATAGGAAGACAACGATTCACTCTTCCCATGCCAGCCATCATGCCGATAAAAATACGTCTTTTCTTCAACAAAGCATCCTCCATCAGTTCATATATTTAGGGAAATATGTCTAGGCCTGAGCATATGCTGCCAACACCTGCTCATACAGCTCAACGGCATCCCAACGCGGCCTCATGTTAGTCCCGACGGC includes:
- a CDS encoding DeoR/GlpR family DNA-binding transcription regulator; protein product: MNPLKRHEKIMEALLERQEVTVSDLSELLQVTGKTVREDLDKLEGMGLLVRVHGGAMLAQNDQYGILTSRGAAEKHQSEKTEIAERALAYIRPGDIVALDGGSTTLEMAKRMDNQPITVVTNDLFIIAELTKKEQVRLVVPGGARVRNMLVGDDTAAFISDLNIHKAFISTTALHPEFGLSIYTGDLVPLKKAMISASQQVYGVVDHYKFGQFALRTFAHCSELDCIISDSRLDEETAALYRQNGIEVDYQS
- the kduI gene encoding 5-dehydro-4-deoxy-D-glucuronate isomerase, with the translated sequence MQNRYAAHPNEVKTYDTARLREEFLMEQLFATDELVTVYSHVDRYIVGTAVPQSKDIALEVNLKDIGTNFFLERREIGIINVGGHGTVTADGQGYEIGAKECLYIGRGVKEVVFKSSGNEQPAQFYFVSTPAHHTYPTQKATQEQAQPNHLGSIESSNERTIYRYIHQGEGGIQSCQLVMGITELDKGNMWNTMPAHTHNRRSEVYLYWNLPEDGVVFHMMGEPNETRHLVVRDRQAIISPSWSIHSGVGTSSYTFCWAMAGENQTFEDMDGVAMKDLK
- a CDS encoding MaoC/PaaZ C-terminal domain-containing protein, producing the protein MDYSAWIGVSTARQRVVITKEQIGLFSLGFPELFRPATRNIPLTYPIVWWQQEQVPWMDIPDKIMIHGQQAFAYERELQYDEELFYQIRLANARQTKGSQGSIHLLGGVLEVTDISRRPVLAAETTLVLMNPPAIQASFSDAEPEYPRLSSKIHYMWDGKQPPLIGAELLDVCLGTITSDMLVDYANASNDTNPIHLDIIKARVAGAPLRIVQGMLIGGMIGNRLQSLEFDNWAVKNLKYRFRTPVLEGDVVRVIVRVVAVSKTLPKLECTIEVYVEHPTGANARVLAYEGSVCYEAR
- a CDS encoding acyl-CoA dehydrogenase family protein, which translates into the protein MNFELTEKQKHIQRIARTFVDEELIPLEPQLLRNEREGRPGIELSQIRQLQQKARAIGLWGIETPEAYGGSNLGAVASALVKMELGRTCIPFVFGGEADNILFLCNKAQQAKYLLPVIAGERKSCFAITERSAGSDASRIQMLAERVADGWILDGEKMFITNGNEADFAIVFAVTDAQAAPGKGITCFLVDRDMGWRSDPIPTMGGDKSPSILTFDQVFVPTENVLGLEGQGLTTAMQWISRGRWVIPAIAVGASGRLLNMAIDYVNERTTFGELLANRQSIQWMIADSAVELEALKWLVLYTAWRVEKELDARHHATMSKLYGAGIANDIVDRVLQIFGGIGYTKELPIERWYREMRVWRIYEGTDEIQRLIISRNLLKGNVRIGEWD
- a CDS encoding glycosyltransferase, translated to MKASVIILSYNQREVIKACLSSLSRQRIDDGDQYEVVIVDNGSQDGTGEMIGGLTFDFPILYYYVPRTAESSRATARNKGITNASGDVVVFLDGDQLAEPNFIYEHLRVHKLAKGKLVIGFRRYLSQSSMDLTSLKPGWVNTALSSSEEDERFLLMKRFSENGSAFRTAWHLFFSCNFSVDRELMIQSGMFDEGFKGWGLEDSELGYRLQKDGGAFVFNKNALTFHIYHASEFDESRHLGWKTNMDYFLSLHPTFEVQAQYILEEFFNPEIRNSWWDCYVRFEQVVRVYQGYEGDRLPVSVIVVYERRPEVLQAIAAEAVFREVVVIDKTTSSDLDILCQFIENDFDVLYYKQPSEDDLIELYHRLAVRGIVKHEIFKPEEAMARSNGRET
- a CDS encoding sugar efflux transporter, which translates into the protein MKSILVVMRSPSLLLISLCIFFIGLGYALTMPFMPLFGVERVGMSPLSLGIFLAIGSLSGIIVSTLLSRLSDRMPVRKWIIIGSSVSASVGYVCYANTDSYVVLMLVSCTFIALSFSAFPQLFALAREVVEREASEDVTIIMAILRALVSLAWILGPVMASFTIYRFSYTGLFLVVSFMYMLVAIFVLVIRVHEIREPSNEAEPLTDSRRSFKHLLMAPQVVFSLLAFMAFELANTMGAIVTPLYVTQELDGGKLDVGLISGVNAALQVPSMIVLGILAKRFGSIPVMQSAGLFGIAYFTLFWFTNSEWQIIAIQIFSAIFIAIVLGVGMTFFQDLVPKMTGTATTLYNNANIIGSMAGGLLAGAVGNYLGFKAVIASSAVLAFLGFALLIASNANKKTFRHMEGDTYEG
- a CDS encoding glycosyltransferase, with the translated sequence MKKRRIFIGMMAGMGRVNRCLPIALKLREMGHEVAFTIWGNAGAAMQRMGFTFIPIPEIPAPRGVVFHPNFTDLNHFLSMMGYSDPDYMRNELEARLRVTASFKPDLVISDSSVPAAFIARKLGIPLVSINQSSTLPGGMPFASKDGSIGDVPDVTGVLNGVLDDYGLPRADHLLSFLAGDLALLPSIPKFDPVDLHAVSIPVEYVGPVVWKDTNEMGMPANWLTKSSADRLPRVFVYTSRLVEWGVESGSHIFREAVKALGDTSTELLIATGFNPLEGDKIQVPPNVHFTSYVSGVLAAEYSDVMIHHGGHGSCMTTILTGTPSLIIPTWAEREFNARRLQEVGGGRVMPPEEVTGSALAETVRAMMTNGDMDKASALKESVFATHLGGAERAAELIRQLL